Proteins encoded by one window of Arachis ipaensis cultivar K30076 chromosome B04, Araip1.1, whole genome shotgun sequence:
- the LOC107635605 gene encoding eukaryotic translation initiation factor 3 subunit H — translation MANTMARSFLQVAATEEAAPPLRVVQMEGLVILKIIKHCKDHSPSLVTGQLLGLDVGSVLEVTNCFPFPMREEDEEIEADGANYQLEMMRCLREVNVDNNTVGWYQSTLLGSFQTVELIETFMNYQENIRRCVCIIYDPSRADQGVLALKALKLSDAFMELYRSNNFTGEKLREKNLSWVDIFEEIPIKVSNSALISAFMTELEPDSPVTQCDYDRLQLSTSSLMERNMEFLIECMDDLSLEQQKFQFYYRSLSRQQAQQQAWLQKRRVENMSRKAAGEDPLPEEDPSNPIFKPLPEPSRLESFLITNQISNYCNQINGVSGQSFNRLYLMKALHEE, via the exons CTCAGAGTCGTCCAGATGGAAGGGCTG GTTATCCTGAAGATAATTAAGCATTGTAAGGACCACTCACCTTCTCTAGTCACTGGACAGCTTCTTGGGCTGGATGTTGGCAGTGTTCTTGAAGTTActaactgctttccctttccg ATGAGGGAGGAGGATGAAGAAATTGAAGCTGATGGTGCAAATTACCAGCTTGAGATGATGAGGTGCCTGAGGGAGGTGAATGTTGACAACAATACCGTTGGATG GTACCAATCTACATTGCTTGGCTCATTTCAGACTGTGGAACTGATTGAAACCTTCATGAATTACCAG GAGAATATTAGACGCTGTGTTTGCATAATATATGATCCATCAAGGGCTGATCAAGGTGTCCTAGCCCTTAAGGCCTTGAAGCTTTCTGATGCATTCATGGAACTCTATCGCAGCAACAATTTCACTGGAGAAAA GTTGAGGGAGAAGAACTTATCATGGGTGGATATCTTTGAGGAAATACCT ATCAAAGTTTCAAATTCTGCCCTTATAAGTGCTTTTATGACAGAACTGGAACCTGATTCTCCGGTTACCCAG TGTGATTATGATCGTCTTCAATTGTCAACCAGTTCATTAATGGAGAGGAACATGGAATTTTTGATTGAATGCATGGATGACTTGTCCCTAGAACAACAAAAG TTCCAATTCTACTATAGGAGCTTGTCGCGTCAGCAGGCTCAACAGCAAGCTTGGCTTCAGAAGAGAAG GGTGGAGAACATGTCACGTAAAGCTGCTGGAGAGGACCCTTTGCCTGAGGAAGATCCTTCAAACCCCATCTTCAAGCCACTCCCTGAACCATCACGGTTGGAGAGCTTCCTCATTACTAATCAAATTTCAAACTACTGCAACCAAATCAATGG GGTGTCAGGGCAGAGTTTTAACAGACTCTATTTGATGAAGGCTTTGCATGAGGAATGA
- the LOC107635607 gene encoding probably inactive leucine-rich repeat receptor-like protein kinase At3g28040, which produces MASFQFLSLLIVVSVLSFCYGDSNDMNNVQLNDDVLGLIVFKSDLHDPSSSLASWNEDDSSACSWNRVQCNPATGRVTEINLDGLGLSGRIGRGLEKLQHLMVLSLSHNNFNGSITPSLTLSSTIQSLNLSHNGFSGQIPTSFLNMSSIRSLDLSHNSFSGQIPQSFFDSCNSLHYFSLSNNMFEGQIPSTISRCSSLNSIDLSNNRFSGYVDFAAVWSLSRLRQLDLSSNALSGSLPNGISSIHNLKEILLRKNQFSGPLPNDIGLCLHLNKLDLSDNQFNGLLPESLNRLKSLSYLSTSKNIFAGEFPQWIGTMTSLEHLDLSNNQFIGTIPDSIGELRSLAYLSVANNKLEGNIPASLVSCTELSVIKLRGNGFNGSIPEALFGLELEEIDFSHNHLTGPIPAGSSRLLESLIKLDLSENNLQGNIPAEMGLLSKLRYLNLSWNDLHSHMPPEFGLLQNLTVLDLRNSALIGSVPSDICDSGNLAVLQLDGNSLEGSIPEQIGNCSSLYMLSLCHNNLSGSIPKSMSRLSKLKILRLEFNELSGEIPMELGMLQNLLAVNISYNKLTGRLPTGSIFQNLDKSSLEGNYGLCSPLLKGPCMMNVPKPLVLDPNAYNNQIGSPRQRNESSMATGLSHHHRFLSVSAIVAIAASFVIILGVIAISLLNVSVRRRLKFVDNALESMCSSSSRSGSPATGKLILLDSQSGSPDWISNPESLLNKASEIGEGVFGTVYKVPLGSHGRIVAIKKLITSNIIQYPEDFDREVRILGKARHPNLIALKGYYWTPQIQLLVTEYASNGSLQSKLHERISSIPPLSWANRFKILLGTAKGLAHLHQSFRPPIIHYNIKPSNILLDENFNPKISDFGLARLLTKLDKHVMSNRFQSALGYVAPELACQSLRVNEKCDVYGFGVMILELVTGRRPVEYGEDNVLILNDHVRVLLEQGNVLECVDPCMNEYPEDEVLPVLKLAMVCTSQIPSSRPSMAEVVQILQVIKTPVPQRMEVF; this is translated from the exons ATGGCAAGTTTTCAGTTTCTGAGTTTGCTGATTGTTGTTTCAGTTTTGAGTTTTTGCTATGGAGACAGCAATGACATGAATAATGTTCAGCTGAATGATGATGTTCTTGGCCTAATTGTGTTCAAATCAGACCTCCATGACCCTTCTTCGTCTCTTGCTTCATGGAATGAAGATGATTCAAGTGCTTGTTCATGGAACCGGGTTCAGTGCAATCCAGCAACAGGAAGAGTCACTGAGATCAATCTTGATGGGTTGGGATTATCTGGAAGAATTGGAAGAGGCCTTGAGAAGTTGCAGCATCTAATGGTATTGTCTCTTTCTCATAACAATTTTAATGGTAGCATTACTCCTTCACTTACACTTTCCAGCACCATTCAGAGTCTTAATCTAAGTCACAATGGCTTCTCTGGTCAAATACCAACTTCATTTCTTAATATGAGTTCAATTAGGTCTCTTGATCTTTCTCACAACTCATTCTCAGGACAAATCCCTCAAAGTTTCTTTGACAGTTGCAATTCCCTTCACTACTTTTCTTTGTCCAATAACATGTTTGAAGGACAAATTCCTAGCACAATCTCTAGATGTTCTTCATTGAATAGCATTGATCTTTCGAATAACCGTTTCTCCGGTTATGTTGATTTTGCTGCTGTTTGGTCATTGAGTAGGCTTAGGCAATTGGATCTTTCAAGCAATGCCTTATCAGGTTCTTTGCCTAATGGAATTTCTTCAATTCATAACTTGAAAGAGATCTTGTTAAGGAAAAACCAGTTTTCAGGTCCATTGCCTAATGATATTGGACTCTGTCTTCATTTGAATAAGCTTGATTTGAGTGATAATCAGTTCAATGGGTTGTTACCAGAGTCATTGAATAGGCTTAAATCTCTGAGCTATTTAAGTACATCGAAGAATATTTTCGCCGGCGAGTTTCCTCAATGGATTGGTACCATGACTAGTCTTGAACACTTGGATCTTTCCAACAATCAGTTCATTGGAACTATTCCGGATtccattggagaattgagatcATTGGCATATCTGAGTGTTGCGAATAACAAGCTCGAAGGGAACATTCCGGCTTCATTAGTTTCTTGCACAGAGTTATCAGTTATCAAGCTTAGAGGGAATGGTTTCAATGGAAGCATACCAGAGGCCTTGTTTGGCCTTGAATTGGAGGAAATAGATTTTTCTCATAATCATTTAACAGGTCCAATCCCAGCTGGGTCAAGCAGGCTATTGGAAAGTCTCATCAAATTGGATCTCTCAGAGAATAATCTTCAGGGGAATATCCCTGCTGAAATGGGGCTACTTTCAAAGCTTAGATACTTGAATTTGTCTTGGAATGATCTTCATTCTCATATGCCTCCAGAGTTTGGTCTGCTTCAGAATCTAACAGTCTTGGATCTTCGAAACAGCGCCTTGATCGGCTCAGTTCCATCCGATATATGTGATTCGGGTAACTTGgctgttcttcaacttgatggaaATTCATTGGAGGGGTCTATTCCAGAGCAGATTGGAAATTGTTCATCACTTTACATGCT GAGTTTGTGTCACAATAATTTGAGTGGTTCAATCCCAAAGTCCATGTCAAGGCTAAGCAAGCTCAAGATTCTGAGATTGGAGTTCAATGAACTGAGTGGAGAGATACCAATGGAGCTTGGAATGCTTCAAAACCTTCTTGCTGTGAACATATCATACAACAAGCTCACAGGTAGGCTTCCAACAGGAAGCATATTTCAGAACTTGGACAAGAGTTCCTTGGAAGGAAACTATGGTCTTTGTTCACCATTGCTGAAAGGTCCATGTATGATGAATGTACCAAAGCCACTAGTTCTTGATCCAAATGCTTACAACAACCAAATAGGCTCTCCTAGGCAAAGAAATGAATCATCTATGGCTACTGGCCTAAGTCATCACCACAGATTCCTTAGTGTTTCGGCCATTGTCGCGATTGCAGCCTCATTTGTGATCATATTAGGAGTTATTGCTATTAGCCTACTCAATGTTTCTGTAAGGAGAAGGTTAAAATTTGTGGACAATGCCTTGGAAAGCATGTGTTCGAGTTCTTCAAGATCCGGAAGTCCAGCCACAGGGAAGCTAATTCTGCTTGATTCACAGTCCGGCTCGCCGGATTGGATCAGCAATCCGGAATCCTTGCTCAACAAGGCATCAGAGATTGGTGAAGGAGTGTTTGGAACAGTGTACAAAGTTCCATTGGGATCACATGGAAGAATTGTTGCAATCAAGAAACTCATAACCTCAAACATAATCCAATATCCTGAAGATTTCGACAGAGAAGTTAGGATCCTTGGAAAAGCAAGGCATCCAAATTTGATTGCATTGAAAGGTTACTATTGGACACCTCAAATTCAGCTTCTAGTAACTGAGTATGCATCAAATGGTAGCCTCCAATCCAAGCTTCATGAGAGAATCTCTTCAATTCCTCCACTTTCTTGGGCTAATAGGTTCAAGATCTTGCTTGGAACAGCAAAGGGTCTTGCACATTTGCACCAGTCATTCCGGCCACCCATAATTCACTACAACATAAAGCCAAGCAACATCCTTCTTGACGAAAACTTCAATCCGAAGATATCAGATTTCGGGTTGGCAAGGCTTCTAACAAAGCTTGACAAGCATGTTATGAGCAACAGGTTTCAGAGTGCATTAGGCTATGTTGCACCAGAGTTAGCATGCCAGAGCTTAAGGGTGAATGAGAAATGTGATGTGTATGGTTTTGGAGTGATGATTCTTGAGCTTGTGACAGGTAGAAGGCCAGTGGAGTATGGTGAGGACAATGTGCTAATACTCAATGATCATGTTAGAGTTCTTCTTGAGCAAGGGAATGTGTTGGAGTGTGTTGATCCATGCATGAATGAGTATCCAGAAGATGAAGTTTTGCCAGTTTTAAAGCTTGCAATGGTTTGCACTTCTCAGATACCTTCTAGCAGGCCTTCTATGGCAGAAGTTGTTCAAATTCTTCAAGTCATTAAGACTCCAGTTCCTCAAAGGATGGAAGTTTTCTGA
- the LOC107638188 gene encoding isoflavone 7-O-methyltransferase: MASNSLSTNGREEANNIFEGQVHLYKHLFAFFDSLCLKWCVDQSIPNIIHSHGQPMTLHELVSKLQVPTAKISGVHRLMRYLAHIGFFEVVRIQENQEEKEAYALTNSSELLVRGTNHCLSSMVDFVLDPSILTSNHHLGKWIHDDGDQPPFALALGTGIWDFLSKSPTHMTSFNDATASDSQIINLALKDHGVIFEGLESIVDVAGGTGMVAKYISHTFPHLKCIVFDLPQVVENLKGTNNLSYVGGDMFQSIPKADAVLLKWILHDWGDDDCMKILNKCKDAISNNKKRGKIIIIDIVIDDGKQDHPDITQAKLQMDLTVTTYYNGKERTTQEWKKLFTEANCQDYKISPLTGYMSLIEVYP; this comes from the exons ATGGCTTCAAATTCATTATCCACTAATGGCCGTGAAGAAGCAAATAACATCTTTGAAGGTCAAGTTCATTTGTACAAACACCTTTTTGCCTTCTTTGACTCTCTTTGCCTTAAGTGGTGTGTTGACCAAAGCATACcaaacataatccacagccacGGTCAACCTATGACTCTTCATGAGTTGGTGTCAAAGTTACAAGTTCCAACGGCTAAGATTAGTGGTGTGCATCGCTTAATGCGTTATCTTGCACACATTGGATTCTTTGAAGTAGTTAGAATCCaagaaaatcaagaagaaaaggaAGCATATGCTCTCACTAATTCATCGGAGCTTCTTGTTCGAGGCACCAACCATTGTTTATCTTCTATGGTTGACTTTGTTCTTGACCCCTCTATTTTAACATCGAACCACCACTTGGGGAAGTGGATTCATGATGATGGAGATCAACCACCATTTGCCTTGGCCTTAGGAACAG GAATTTGGGACTTTCTTAGCAAGAGTCCTACACATATGACATCCTTCAATGATGCAACTGCTAGTGACTCTCAAATCATAAACCTGGCATTGAAAGATCATGGTGTTATCTTTGAAGGGTTGGAATCAATTGTAGATGTTGCTGGAGGAACTGGAATGGTAGCCAAGTATATCTCTCACACATTTCCACATTTGAAATGCATAGTTTTTGACCTTCCACAGGTTGTAGAAAATCTTAAGGGAACCAATAATTTGAGTTATGTTGGTGGGGACATGTTTCAATCTATCCCTAAGGCTGATGCAGTTTTACTTAAG TGGATTTTACATGATTGGGGTGACGATGATTGCATGAAGATATTGAACAAGTGCAAAGATGCAATTTCAAATAATAAGAAAAGAGGAAAAATAATTATCATAGATATTGTTATAGACGATGGAAAGCAAGATCACCCTGATATTACTCAAGCAAAACTTCAGATGGATTTAACTGTCACAACATATTATAATGGAAAAGAGAGAACTACACAAGAATGGAAGAAACTTTTTACAGAGGCAAATTGTCAAGATTACAAAATTTCACCTTTAACAGGATATATGTCTCTTATCGAGGTTTATCCCTGA